Proteins encoded by one window of Deltaproteobacteria bacterium:
- a CDS encoding NAD-dependent epimerase/dehydratase family protein, with protein MASNANSLPKVVAVTGSGFKATNILQRLDRNRSIHKVISLYYKTPKLRLSRTKYIHLDLTEELADAKLAEILKKEKVDTLIHTAFPITPPRNLSFAHELISVGSMYVCNAASAAKVKKLILTSTTDVYGPFADNPNYLTEKHPARAFRKNSFLKDKCDAENGFLRFARKHPKTIVTILRPCTIMGPTVDSFKTAYYNLPIIPTVMGYDPLMQFVHEDDLFRSVELAVYQDWPGIYNIVGQGVLPLSKVIELTGKYRIPLSMIGLKAFVQTLWFLDILPAPASYIDFLKYICVAAGDKAEQEMGFVAKYTTREAFLSFIGAERLRRVHLVEA; from the coding sequence ATGGCATCTAATGCAAACTCACTTCCGAAAGTCGTTGCCGTCACCGGCAGTGGCTTCAAAGCCACTAACATTTTACAGCGACTCGATCGCAACCGCTCGATTCACAAAGTTATCTCGCTATACTACAAAACTCCAAAACTCCGTTTGAGTCGTACTAAATATATCCATTTAGATCTGACCGAAGAATTGGCCGATGCCAAACTTGCCGAAATTTTAAAAAAAGAAAAAGTCGACACCTTGATTCATACCGCCTTTCCCATCACACCACCCCGAAATTTATCTTTTGCCCATGAACTCATTTCGGTGGGGAGCATGTATGTTTGCAATGCAGCCTCGGCGGCCAAAGTAAAAAAACTAATTTTAACGTCTACCACCGATGTCTATGGCCCCTTTGCCGACAATCCCAATTATCTAACCGAAAAACATCCGGCCCGTGCTTTTCGCAAAAATAGTTTTCTTAAAGATAAATGTGATGCCGAAAATGGTTTTTTGCGCTTTGCTCGCAAGCACCCCAAAACTATTGTTACCATCCTGCGACCTTGCACTATCATGGGCCCCACGGTCGATAGTTTTAAAACCGCTTATTATAATCTGCCTATTATTCCCACAGTGATGGGATATGACCCCCTCATGCAATTTGTTCACGAAGACGATTTGTTTCGCTCGGTAGAATTGGCTGTTTATCAAGATTGGCCGGGAATTTACAATATTGTAGGCCAAGGGGTATTGCCGTTATCTAAGGTGATTGAATTAACCGGAAAGTACCGCATCCCTTTGAGCATGATCGGGCTCAAGGCCTTTGTGCAGACACTTTGGTTTTTAGATATCTTGCCTGCCCCAGCGAGCTATATTGATTTTCTCAAATACATCTGTGTAGCAGCCGGTGACAAGGCTGAACAAGAAATGGGTTTTGTCGCCAAATATACGACCCGAGAGGCCTTCTTATCTTTTATAGGCGCTGAACGGCTGCGTCGCGTTCACCTGGTGGAGGCTTAA